One genomic segment of Nitratidesulfovibrio sp. includes these proteins:
- the acs gene encoding acetate--CoA ligase yields the protein MPRRKHPAQPSAAPDTPAHAAPGIGPDVQPDIAPDTSGATGEHAGRTAPIVPDAHDDGTPPAGAVPPLRDLPFTGGTIDALLREERVFRPLPQVVAGAVVNPQDLARARAKAAADPDGYWEEAAEELEWFRRWDEVHDGSNAPFHRWFTGARCNIVHNALDRHIETGTKNRLALIWEGESGDTRSFTYYQLYREVNRLANALRGLGVGKGDRVIIYMPPLPETVFAMLAAAKIGAVHSTVFGGFSARSLRDRMEDARPAVIVTVDGFYRNGRVIPLKPIADEAVATLPPDLAAGVRHMVVVHRAHVETPMTEGRDIWYHDAVRGQHHEALTEIMDSTDPLFLLYTSGTTGKPKGHVHAHGGYMVGVHRTMRWVFDVKPTDIFWCTAEPGWITGHSYVVYGPLMAGTTTVLYEGHPLYPEPGRVWSMVERLGITILYTAPTLVRMLMRHGAQHVARHDLTTLRLLATVGEPISPEAWLWFHRHVGRGRCPVLDTWWQTETGMIMLSPLPVSLLKPGSVTRPLPGIEADVVDEHGKPVGPGRGGLLVLQRPWPAMSCGVYNDDESYRRLYWERFPGWYCTGDVARRDEDGYFWIQGRADDVLLIAGHRIGTAEMEAALASHPTVAECAVIGVPDDLRGEVAKAFVVLVDDHPPLGTMVSADDLATELVEHVRRELGPVAVIREVSFREGLPRNRSGKIMRRVLRSEELGRDTGDLSTLEDGYV from the coding sequence ATGCCGCGCCGCAAACATCCCGCACAGCCATCCGCAGCGCCGGACACCCCGGCCCACGCCGCGCCCGGCATCGGCCCCGACGTGCAGCCCGATATTGCCCCCGACACGTCCGGCGCAACCGGAGAGCATGCGGGGCGCACCGCGCCCATCGTCCCCGACGCGCATGACGACGGCACCCCGCCTGCGGGCGCCGTGCCGCCCTTGCGCGACCTGCCCTTTACCGGGGGCACCATAGACGCCCTGCTGCGCGAGGAACGCGTGTTCCGACCCCTGCCGCAGGTGGTGGCCGGGGCCGTGGTCAACCCGCAGGATCTGGCCCGCGCCCGCGCCAAGGCCGCCGCCGACCCCGACGGCTACTGGGAAGAGGCGGCGGAAGAACTGGAATGGTTCCGCCGCTGGGACGAGGTGCACGACGGCAGCAACGCACCCTTCCACCGCTGGTTCACCGGCGCGCGCTGCAACATCGTGCACAACGCGCTGGACCGGCACATCGAAACCGGCACCAAGAACCGCCTGGCCCTTATCTGGGAAGGCGAATCGGGCGACACGCGCAGCTTCACCTACTACCAGTTGTACCGCGAGGTGAACCGCCTGGCCAACGCGTTGCGCGGCCTGGGCGTGGGCAAGGGCGACCGGGTCATCATCTACATGCCGCCCCTGCCTGAAACGGTGTTCGCCATGCTGGCCGCCGCCAAGATCGGGGCCGTGCATTCCACGGTGTTCGGCGGCTTTTCCGCCCGCTCGCTGCGCGACCGCATGGAGGACGCCCGCCCCGCCGTCATCGTCACGGTGGACGGCTTCTACCGCAATGGCCGGGTCATCCCGCTCAAACCCATCGCCGACGAGGCAGTAGCCACCCTGCCGCCCGACCTTGCCGCCGGGGTGCGCCACATGGTGGTGGTGCACCGCGCCCACGTGGAAACGCCCATGACCGAAGGGCGCGACATCTGGTACCACGACGCCGTGCGCGGCCAGCACCACGAAGCGCTTACCGAGATCATGGACAGCACGGACCCGCTGTTCCTGCTGTACACCTCCGGCACCACGGGCAAGCCCAAGGGGCACGTGCACGCCCACGGCGGCTACATGGTGGGGGTGCACCGCACCATGCGCTGGGTGTTCGACGTGAAGCCCACGGACATTTTCTGGTGCACGGCGGAGCCGGGCTGGATCACCGGGCACAGCTACGTGGTGTACGGGCCGCTCATGGCGGGCACGACCACGGTCCTCTATGAAGGGCACCCCCTGTACCCGGAACCGGGACGGGTGTGGTCCATGGTGGAACGCCTTGGCATCACCATCCTGTACACCGCGCCCACCCTGGTACGCATGCTGATGCGTCACGGCGCGCAACACGTGGCCCGACACGACCTGACCACCCTGCGCCTGCTGGCCACGGTGGGTGAGCCCATCAGCCCGGAAGCGTGGCTGTGGTTTCACCGCCACGTGGGGCGCGGGCGCTGCCCGGTGCTGGACACCTGGTGGCAGACGGAGACGGGCATGATCATGCTCAGCCCCCTGCCCGTGTCGCTGCTGAAGCCCGGTTCGGTCACCCGCCCGCTGCCCGGCATCGAGGCCGACGTGGTGGACGAACACGGCAAGCCCGTGGGGCCGGGGCGCGGCGGCCTGCTGGTGCTGCAACGCCCGTGGCCCGCCATGTCCTGCGGGGTGTACAACGACGACGAAAGCTACCGCCGCCTGTACTGGGAACGCTTTCCCGGCTGGTACTGCACCGGCGACGTGGCCCGGCGCGACGAGGATGGCTACTTCTGGATTCAGGGCCGGGCCGACGACGTGCTGCTCATCGCCGGGCACCGCATCGGTACGGCAGAGATGGAGGCGGCACTGGCCTCGCACCCCACGGTGGCGGAATGCGCGGTCATCGGCGTGCCCGACGACTTGCGCGGCGAGGTGGCCAAGGCCTTCGTGGTGCTGGTGGATGACCACCCACCGCTGGGCACCATGGTCAGCGCCGACGACCTGGCCACCGAACTGGTGGAGCACGTGCGTCGCGAACTGGGGCCGGTGGCGGTCATCCGCGAGGTGTCCTTCCGCGAGGGGCTGCCCCGCAACCGCAGCGGCAAGATCATGCGCCGGGTGCTGCGCAGCGAGGAACTGGGCCGGGATACGGGGGATTTGTCCACGCTCGAAGATGGGTACGTATAG
- a CDS encoding ABC transporter permease, whose protein sequence is MDYLIDGLATALRLLAAGDAETFSAVWITLAASGMSIAACLAIGAPLGFLIGYHDFPGRRAVRIAVDTALCFPTVVIGLLVYLLLSRQGPLGDLGLLFTIPGMSVGLTLLGIPIVMAMTALAVEQADARLRLTLLTLGANGRQVLFATLWETRYHLMLAGVAAFGRIVSEVGISMMVGGNIKWHTRTITTAIALETGKGDYALGIALGLVLLAIALLLNLVLAGLRRRAGR, encoded by the coding sequence ATGGACTATCTGATCGACGGCCTTGCCACCGCCCTGCGCCTGCTGGCCGCTGGCGACGCCGAAACCTTTTCCGCCGTATGGATCACCCTTGCGGCGTCGGGAATGTCCATTGCCGCGTGTCTGGCCATCGGCGCGCCGCTGGGGTTCCTGATCGGCTACCATGACTTTCCGGGCCGCCGGGCCGTGCGCATTGCCGTGGATACGGCGCTGTGCTTTCCCACCGTGGTCATCGGCCTGCTGGTGTACCTGCTGCTGTCGCGGCAGGGGCCATTGGGCGATCTGGGGCTGCTGTTCACCATTCCCGGCATGTCCGTGGGCCTGACGCTGCTGGGAATACCCATCGTCATGGCCATGACCGCGTTGGCCGTGGAGCAGGCCGACGCGCGCCTGCGCCTGACCCTGCTCACCCTGGGGGCCAACGGGCGCCAGGTGCTCTTCGCCACCCTGTGGGAAACCCGCTACCACCTGATGTTGGCGGGGGTGGCGGCCTTCGGGCGCATCGTGTCCGAGGTGGGGATTTCCATGATGGTGGGGGGCAACATCAAGTGGCATACCCGTACCATCACCACGGCCATTGCGCTGGAAACGGGCAAGGGCGACTACGCCCTGGGCATTGCCCTGGGACTGGTGTTGCTGGCCATTGCCCTGTTGCTGAACCTGGTTCTGGCGGGGTTGCGCAGGAGGGCGGGAAGATGA
- a CDS encoding ATP-binding cassette domain-containing protein has protein sequence MSGHETRSGHPLPPDTPVAHVCGDPAEAGTGVPCTRGNAPLYQLEGVVRRHGDRTVLDVPRLDIAAGGITGVVGPNGGGKSTLLRLLALLDAPCRGQLRFAGEAVGPLSSGRTADLRRSVTLLLQEPYLLRRSVYENVAFGLSVRSGRSVRFWRSGHGVRETADAVRGALELVALDPDVFLRRRWFELSGGEAQRVALAARLAFSPRVLLMDEPTASLDEDSAARIADAARAVAERGTTVIVVSHDRDWLEPLAGRILKVRRGQVEG, from the coding sequence ATGAGCGGACACGAGACGCGATCCGGGCACCCGTTGCCTCCCGATACCCCGGTTGCTCACGTATGCGGCGATCCTGCCGAGGCTGGCACCGGCGTGCCGTGCACGCGCGGTAACGCGCCGCTCTATCAACTGGAGGGCGTGGTGCGCCGCCACGGCGACCGGACGGTGCTTGACGTGCCCCGGTTGGACATCGCCGCCGGGGGGATCACCGGGGTGGTGGGACCCAATGGCGGCGGCAAGTCCACCCTGCTGCGCCTGCTGGCCCTGCTGGACGCCCCCTGCCGGGGCCAACTGCGCTTTGCGGGAGAGGCGGTGGGACCGCTGTCTTCCGGGCGCACGGCGGACCTGCGCCGCTCGGTGACCCTGCTGTTGCAGGAACCCTACCTGCTGCGCCGCAGCGTGTACGAGAACGTGGCCTTCGGCCTGTCCGTGCGGTCTGGGCGGTCTGTGCGGTTCTGGCGGTCCGGGCACGGCGTGCGCGAAACGGCGGATGCCGTGCGGGGCGCGCTGGAACTGGTGGCCCTGGACCCGGACGTGTTCCTGCGCCGTCGCTGGTTCGAACTTTCCGGCGGCGAGGCCCAGCGCGTGGCCCTGGCCGCCCGGCTGGCCTTTTCGCCGCGCGTGCTGCTGATGGACGAACCCACGGCCAGCCTGGACGAGGACAGCGCCGCGCGCATCGCCGACGCCGCCCGCGCCGTGGCCGAGCGCGGCACCACGGTCATCGTGGTCTCGCACGACCGCGATTGGCTGGAGCCGTTGGCTGGCCGCATCCTGAAGGTACGGCGGGGGCAGGTGGAAGGATAG
- a CDS encoding sigma 54-interacting transcriptional regulator, with product MAKILLVDDEESIRFTLSAFLRRDGHVVVTAASLEEALHALEPANGGPPDLVITDIVLRGENGLDFARTVRERCPFVPVILLTGRPSVESAVRAVSEGAEQYLTKPVDKEQMLQAARTALRHKALDDERRALVIERENLRVHLEAVFQAVPDVLVTVTPDLRIQRMNRAARELPGGARDARQAAGRRFDEALGLFAPLFRPVLDETLGARRASRRRRVSAQLADGREQVFEIEAAPLVGGGGEFLGALLVARDVTRLAGLEEALGHRAGMNQIIGRSAPMSELFHLLDELAQTDTTVLITGESGTGKELVAEALHRGGPRALGPLVKVNCSALSEHLLESELFGHVRGAFTGAVRDRVGRFQLAHGGTIFLDEIGDVSSAVQLKLLRVLQEREFERVGDTRTVKVDVRVIAATNRPLAELVRSGRLREDLYYRLRVVELHLPALRDRRSDIPLLVDHFVEQFNIHFHRRMAGVTPAALQALMAHSWPGNVRELRHALEHGFILSRGDVIDVDALPPEVRTATGMSATVAPMPRSIACDTDLPPRAVGGGWAGEWARDREMDRSTDAMARFPHGAWSSGAPVHGPAAGAPAERAEVDHSGIYPDGTPVSLVGAGRGRGKASPASPGLGGSALPVMPTGLASGAYGGQVAEGHAPYGGDAGRRLRLTPELLADALRRAGNNKARAARLLGVSRQTVYRKLVEFGMPEGDPDGEPGGGASEGDASGP from the coding sequence ATGGCGAAGATACTGCTCGTTGACGACGAGGAGAGCATCCGCTTCACCCTTTCGGCCTTTTTGCGCCGTGACGGCCACGTGGTGGTGACGGCGGCCAGCCTGGAAGAAGCGTTGCATGCGCTGGAACCGGCCAACGGCGGCCCGCCGGACCTCGTCATCACCGATATCGTGCTGCGCGGCGAAAACGGACTGGATTTCGCCCGTACCGTGCGCGAACGCTGCCCCTTCGTGCCGGTCATCCTGCTGACGGGGCGGCCCAGTGTGGAATCCGCCGTGCGGGCGGTGTCGGAAGGGGCGGAACAGTACCTGACCAAGCCGGTGGACAAGGAACAGATGCTTCAGGCTGCCCGGACGGCCCTGCGCCACAAGGCCCTGGACGACGAGCGCCGCGCCCTGGTGATCGAACGCGAAAACCTGCGGGTGCACCTGGAGGCGGTGTTCCAGGCCGTGCCCGACGTGCTGGTGACCGTGACCCCTGATTTGCGGATACAGCGCATGAACCGTGCCGCGCGCGAACTTCCGGGCGGTGCGCGCGATGCGCGCCAGGCGGCGGGGCGGCGCTTTGACGAGGCGCTGGGGTTGTTCGCCCCATTGTTCCGCCCGGTGCTGGACGAAACCCTGGGGGCGCGCCGGGCCTCGCGGCGGCGCCGGGTTTCCGCCCAACTGGCCGACGGACGCGAGCAGGTGTTCGAGATCGAGGCCGCGCCGCTGGTTGGTGGCGGCGGCGAATTCCTGGGAGCGCTGCTGGTGGCGCGCGATGTCACCCGTCTGGCCGGGCTGGAAGAAGCCCTGGGGCACCGGGCGGGCATGAACCAGATCATCGGGCGCAGCGCGCCCATGTCCGAGCTGTTCCATCTGCTGGACGAACTGGCCCAGACCGACACCACCGTGCTCATCACCGGCGAATCGGGCACCGGCAAGGAACTGGTGGCCGAGGCGCTGCACCGGGGCGGGCCGCGCGCGCTGGGGCCGCTGGTCAAGGTGAACTGCTCGGCGCTGTCCGAACACCTGCTGGAAAGCGAACTGTTCGGCCATGTGCGCGGGGCGTTTACCGGAGCCGTGCGCGACAGGGTGGGCCGGTTCCAGCTGGCGCACGGGGGCACCATCTTTCTGGACGAAATCGGCGATGTTTCGTCCGCCGTGCAGCTCAAGCTGCTGCGGGTGTTGCAGGAGCGCGAGTTCGAGCGGGTGGGCGACACCCGCACCGTCAAGGTGGACGTGCGGGTCATCGCCGCCACCAACCGGCCACTGGCCGAACTGGTGCGTTCCGGCAGGCTGCGCGAGGACCTGTACTACCGGTTGCGGGTGGTGGAACTGCACCTGCCCGCCCTGCGCGACCGGCGTTCGGACATCCCCCTGCTGGTGGACCACTTTGTGGAGCAGTTCAACATCCACTTCCACCGCCGCATGGCCGGGGTGACCCCCGCCGCCCTGCAAGCGCTGATGGCGCATTCCTGGCCCGGCAACGTGCGCGAACTGCGCCACGCGCTGGAGCACGGCTTCATCCTGTCGCGCGGCGACGTCATCGACGTGGACGCCCTGCCGCCCGAGGTGCGCACCGCAACGGGGATGTCGGCCACCGTCGCGCCCATGCCGCGCAGCATCGCCTGCGATACCGACCTGCCGCCAAGGGCGGTGGGCGGCGGGTGGGCCGGGGAATGGGCCAGGGATCGGGAGATGGACCGGAGTACGGACGCCATGGCCCGGTTCCCCCATGGAGCATGGTCATCCGGTGCCCCGGTCCACGGCCCTGCCGCCGGTGCACCCGCCGAGCGTGCCGAGGTTGACCATTCCGGCATCTATCCGGACGGGACGCCCGTGAGCCTGGTCGGCGCCGGACGGGGAAGGGGAAAGGCATCCCCCGCATCGCCGGGATTGGGCGGATCGGCCTTGCCGGTCATGCCGACAGGCCTGGCGAGTGGTGCGTACGGCGGCCAGGTTGCCGAGGGGCACGCCCCCTACGGTGGGGATGCGGGCCGCCGCCTGCGGCTGACCCCCGAACTGCTGGCCGATGCCCTGCGCAGGGCCGGGAACAACAAGGCCCGCGCGGCGCGACTGCTGGGTGTTTCGCGCCAGACGGTATACCGCAAGCTGGTAGAGTTCGGCATGCCCGAAGGCGATCCGGACGGAGAGCCGGGCGGGGGCGCAAGCGAGGGAGACGCATCGGGCCCGTAA
- a CDS encoding substrate-binding domain-containing protein — protein MRRLLLVLCLFTVMLPAQSMAADKVLMMATTTSTADTGLLDDLAPAFQKETGIELKFTATGTGKALEMGRSCNVDVLLVHDPEAEAKFVGDGFGINRVQLMYNDFVMVGPKADPAGVKGKSVAEAMKALSAGKAPFISRGDKSGTHALELRLWKDTGAGVPEGKEWYVEAGQGMMRTIAMCAEKGGYTLTDRGTWIKYEAGLKEAGPLSIVVEKDQKLFNQYSSITVNPAKCPSAKADLADAFTKWMASPSTQKRIADFKLMEKPLFTPNAGK, from the coding sequence ATGCGTCGTCTGCTTCTCGTTCTTTGCCTGTTCACCGTAATGCTGCCTGCGCAGTCCATGGCGGCGGACAAGGTGCTGATGATGGCCACCACCACCAGCACCGCCGATACCGGCCTGCTCGACGATCTTGCCCCCGCCTTCCAGAAGGAGACGGGCATCGAGCTCAAGTTCACGGCCACCGGCACCGGCAAGGCGCTGGAAATGGGCCGCAGCTGCAACGTGGATGTGCTGCTGGTGCACGACCCTGAGGCCGAGGCCAAGTTCGTGGGTGACGGCTTCGGCATCAATCGCGTCCAACTGATGTACAACGATTTCGTCATGGTGGGCCCCAAGGCCGACCCGGCGGGCGTGAAGGGCAAGTCCGTGGCCGAGGCCATGAAGGCCCTGTCTGCGGGCAAGGCCCCGTTCATCAGCCGTGGCGACAAGTCCGGCACCCATGCGCTGGAACTGCGCCTGTGGAAGGATACCGGCGCGGGCGTGCCCGAAGGCAAGGAATGGTACGTGGAAGCGGGCCAGGGCATGATGCGCACCATCGCCATGTGCGCGGAAAAGGGCGGCTACACCCTTACCGACCGGGGCACCTGGATCAAGTACGAGGCGGGCCTGAAGGAAGCCGGGCCGCTGTCCATCGTGGTGGAGAAGGATCAGAAGCTGTTCAACCAGTACAGCTCCATCACCGTGAACCCGGCCAAGTGCCCGTCTGCCAAGGCCGACCTGGCCGACGCCTTCACCAAATGGATGGCCAGCCCCTCTACCCAGAAGCGCATCGCCGACTTCAAGCTGATGGAAAAGCCGCTGTTTACGCCCAACGCGGGCAAGTAA